The proteins below are encoded in one region of Halorhodospira halochloris:
- a CDS encoding 3'-5' exonuclease: MGNVLAFDIETVPDLEGGRLVFGLDDLQDEDVARAMAARRRQEIGSEFHRLHLHKIVAISLAGVINGRFRVWSLGDLEDGEKQLIERFFDGLERFVPDLVSWNGSGFDIPVIHHRALIHAVTAPRYWENGQGDSSFRFNNYINRYHERHTDLMDVLSCYQLRGAAPLDQIATMCGLPGKMGMSGADVADAVARGELGQVRDYCETDVLNTYLLYLRFQHFRGALDAAEYKLETERVATALGESTDKPHLQAFLEAWCGT, translated from the coding sequence GTGGGAAATGTTCTAGCCTTTGATATCGAGACTGTTCCCGACCTTGAAGGGGGACGGTTGGTCTTTGGTCTCGACGATTTGCAGGACGAAGATGTGGCGCGCGCCATGGCTGCCCGGCGCCGTCAGGAGATTGGCAGCGAGTTCCACCGTTTGCATCTTCACAAGATAGTGGCCATATCTCTCGCCGGGGTGATTAATGGTCGGTTTAGGGTCTGGTCATTGGGCGACCTAGAAGATGGGGAAAAACAGCTCATTGAGCGCTTTTTCGATGGTCTTGAGCGTTTTGTCCCTGATCTGGTCTCTTGGAATGGTAGCGGTTTCGATATCCCCGTGATCCACCACCGCGCTCTTATCCATGCAGTAACTGCCCCGCGTTACTGGGAGAATGGTCAAGGCGATAGTAGCTTTCGCTTTAACAATTACATAAACCGCTATCACGAGCGCCATACCGATCTTATGGATGTCCTCTCTTGCTATCAGTTACGCGGTGCCGCGCCGCTTGATCAAATAGCAACCATGTGTGGGCTGCCGGGCAAGATGGGGATGAGCGGGGCAGATGTGGCAGATGCCGTAGCCCGCGGTGAGCTTGGGCAAGTGCGTGATTATTGTGAGACCGATGTGTTGAATACTTACCTGCTATATCTACGCTTTCAGCATTTTCGCGGCGCACTCGATGCTGCTGAATATAAGTTGGAGACGGAGCGAGTGGCTACAGCTCTGGGCGAGTCCACCGACAAGCCCCACCTGCAGGCCTTTCTGGAGGCTTGGTGTGGGACGTAA
- the acpS gene encoding holo-ACP synthase, with the protein MIAGIGTDIVAIERMRKAWQRHGERLAQRILTPHEFDLFDSCVANEVAFLARRFAAKEAAAKALGTGFRDGVGLRSLEVGHDRLGKPGLRLLDGAAKRGEALKVSEIHLSLSDERDYAVAFVIIVAGQN; encoded by the coding sequence ATGATTGCAGGCATTGGCACAGATATTGTGGCAATTGAGCGCATGCGCAAGGCCTGGCAGCGTCATGGCGAAAGGCTGGCTCAGCGCATTCTTACTCCCCATGAGTTTGATCTGTTCGATTCCTGCGTTGCCAATGAGGTCGCCTTTTTAGCCCGCCGCTTTGCGGCGAAAGAGGCCGCAGCCAAGGCGTTGGGTACCGGTTTTCGCGATGGGGTCGGGCTGCGCAGCTTGGAGGTAGGGCATGACAGACTTGGTAAGCCTGGGTTGCGGCTGCTTGATGGTGCGGCTAAACGCGGCGAGGCTCTCAAGGTAAGTGAAATTCATTTGAGCCTTAGCGATGAACGCGATTACGCTGTGGCGTTCGTGATTATAGTTGCGGGGCAAAATTAA
- the rlmD gene encoding 23S rRNA (uracil(1939)-C(5))-methyltransferase RlmD, translating to MGRKRRLPKELVEARISGFSHEGRGITHDDKGRPVFVDFALEDELVRYRYTKLRRSLAEACAVEIIEPAAERIEPGCPHFGVCGGCALQHIPAQAQIEHKERVLSEQLERIGGVSPEQWLPALTGPSWGYRRKARLAVRLVPKKGGVLVGFREKHSPLVAPLQSCPVLDPRVGERIGELARLIESLSIPDKIPQIEVACGDEQAALVFRHLESLSEADLQRLSEFAATTGLAVLRQPGDESTVTPVFPEQPRLSYAIDQIGIELSFEPTDFTQINAQINAAMVGRALEWLQPASGRRILDLFCGLGNFTLPLAKSGCAVTGIEGDAALVARAEQNAAANSVSASFAVADLTEQAAIEQFRGQYDAVLLDPPRSGAAQMISAVAATGAERVVYCSCAPATLARDVGTLVNKYGFKLSAAGIMDMFPHTAHVESFAVLDRHN from the coding sequence GTGGGACGTAAGAGGCGCTTACCTAAAGAGCTTGTTGAGGCGCGGATAAGCGGATTCAGTCATGAGGGTCGCGGTATAACTCATGATGATAAAGGCAGGCCGGTCTTTGTTGACTTTGCCCTTGAAGATGAATTGGTGCGCTATCGTTATACCAAGCTGCGCCGCTCGCTGGCCGAAGCATGCGCAGTTGAGATTATTGAGCCTGCAGCAGAGCGCATAGAGCCAGGCTGCCCACATTTTGGAGTATGTGGCGGCTGCGCCTTGCAGCATATCCCTGCCCAGGCGCAGATAGAGCATAAGGAGCGGGTGCTAAGCGAGCAGCTCGAGAGGATTGGCGGCGTCAGTCCGGAGCAATGGCTGCCAGCGTTGACAGGGCCTAGTTGGGGGTATCGGCGTAAGGCTAGGCTGGCGGTGCGATTAGTGCCCAAAAAAGGTGGCGTCTTGGTTGGCTTTCGCGAAAAGCACAGCCCTCTGGTTGCCCCGCTACAGTCATGCCCAGTCCTCGATCCCCGGGTAGGCGAGCGAATAGGCGAGCTAGCTCGACTTATTGAATCGCTTTCTATACCAGATAAGATACCGCAGATAGAGGTAGCTTGTGGTGATGAGCAGGCAGCTCTGGTCTTTCGTCATTTAGAGTCGCTGAGTGAGGCTGATCTGCAGCGGCTTAGTGAATTTGCCGCCACAACTGGTTTGGCTGTGCTGCGTCAACCCGGCGATGAGAGCACAGTTACCCCGGTCTTTCCGGAGCAGCCAAGATTGTCCTACGCCATAGACCAGATCGGTATCGAGTTGAGTTTTGAGCCGACCGATTTCACTCAGATAAATGCCCAGATCAACGCTGCCATGGTGGGGCGCGCTCTGGAGTGGCTGCAACCCGCCTCAGGACGACGGATACTCGATCTGTTTTGCGGGCTCGGTAACTTTACCTTGCCGCTAGCCAAGTCCGGCTGCGCAGTGACGGGAATTGAGGGAGATGCTGCTCTAGTTGCACGGGCCGAGCAGAATGCTGCTGCCAATAGTGTTAGCGCCAGCTTTGCTGTCGCCGATCTGACTGAGCAAGCCGCGATTGAGCAGTTTCGTGGTCAATATGATGCGGTGCTGCTCGATCCGCCGCGCTCGGGAGCGGCGCAGATGATAAGTGCGGTTGCTGCTACCGGTGCCGAGCGAGTTGTCTATTGCTCCTGTGCCCCTGCCACATTGGCTCGTGATGTCGGTACGCTAGTTAATAAATACGGGTTTAAGCTTAGTGCGGCAGGGATAATGGATATGTTCCCGCACACTGCCCATGTAGAAAGCTTTGCCGTGCTGGATCGGCACAACTGA